The following proteins are co-located in the Candidatus Planktophila lacus genome:
- the pcrA gene encoding DNA helicase PcrA, giving the protein MVDTQALLAGLNPQQQKAVASEGAPLLVVAGAGSGKTRVLTRRIAYLMAARSVKPYEILAITFTNKAAGEMKDRVTELVGPIAKSMWVSTFHSACVRLLRQEIERLGYSSTFSIYDSADSQKLISRVMETLNLDPKRYPARQFQSLISNAKNELQTPYQYLSAAQNQFETIVADVYTMYEKRLKQANALDFDDLIMKTVQVLQQFPETKARFRSRFRHILVDEYQDTNHAQYVLVKELTGTEGDGFPVAELCVVGDADQSIYGFRGATIRNILQFEVDYPNAATVLLEQNYRSTQNILNAANAVITQNESRKEKNLWSDAGSGAPLVGYVAESEYDEAEFVKSEIRSLQDMGYSNPGDTAVFYRTNAQSRIFEEIFMRAAIPYKVVGGLRFYERKEVKDLLAYLRVLANPDDEVSLRRIINFPKRGVGDRALEEVEIFSQANGISFWQALLRVTEATSVPNKAAQSIGTFTSMLTALSVLVEAKTKPSVIIEAVLEQSGLLTELEASTDPQDEVRVENLKELVSASMEYEERPFEELGEDEEISLSGFLEKVSLVADADDIPDKQSDSGLNGLPDGEDHGGVVTLMTLHTAKGLEFPTVFLTGMEDGIFPHARTLDDPKEIEEERRLAYVGLTRAEKRLYISRAEYRLTFGTPKYNPGSRFLDEIPTDLIEWKNEARSSSSSGSSGLRRRTPTTPPPRATGKTSSAMVLEVGQRVSHDTFGLGTVVALAGEGDKSEATINFGQYGEKRLLLRYAPVVVL; this is encoded by the coding sequence ATGGTTGATACGCAAGCGCTACTGGCGGGGCTCAATCCGCAGCAGCAGAAAGCGGTTGCCAGCGAAGGCGCACCTCTTTTAGTGGTGGCAGGTGCGGGTTCTGGAAAGACGCGAGTTCTAACTCGTCGTATCGCTTACTTAATGGCGGCTCGTTCAGTTAAACCCTACGAAATTTTGGCGATCACCTTTACCAATAAAGCAGCTGGTGAGATGAAAGATCGCGTCACCGAACTTGTAGGTCCGATCGCAAAATCAATGTGGGTCTCAACTTTTCACTCTGCTTGCGTGCGCTTGCTTCGCCAAGAGATCGAACGTCTGGGTTACAGCAGTACATTCAGTATCTACGACTCTGCTGATTCGCAGAAGTTAATTTCGCGGGTAATGGAGACTTTAAACCTAGATCCCAAGCGCTATCCAGCGCGCCAATTCCAATCACTTATTTCCAACGCCAAGAACGAGCTACAAACTCCTTATCAATACCTATCTGCAGCGCAGAATCAATTCGAAACTATCGTCGCCGATGTTTATACGATGTATGAAAAGCGCCTGAAACAGGCAAACGCGTTAGATTTTGATGATTTGATTATGAAGACCGTGCAGGTTTTGCAGCAATTCCCTGAAACCAAGGCGCGCTTCCGTTCCCGCTTTCGCCACATTCTGGTGGATGAGTACCAGGACACCAACCACGCACAATACGTCTTAGTTAAAGAGCTCACCGGCACCGAAGGCGATGGTTTTCCAGTTGCCGAGCTTTGTGTGGTGGGAGATGCCGACCAATCTATCTACGGTTTCCGAGGCGCAACGATCCGCAATATTTTGCAATTCGAAGTCGACTATCCAAATGCTGCCACCGTGTTACTAGAGCAAAACTATCGTTCAACACAAAATATCCTTAATGCAGCGAACGCAGTTATTACCCAGAATGAATCTCGCAAAGAGAAGAACTTGTGGTCTGATGCCGGTTCTGGTGCGCCGCTAGTTGGTTATGTCGCCGAATCCGAATATGACGAAGCTGAATTCGTAAAGTCTGAGATCCGCTCACTGCAAGATATGGGTTACTCCAATCCAGGAGATACTGCGGTTTTCTATCGTACAAATGCCCAATCTCGTATCTTTGAAGAGATCTTTATGCGCGCTGCCATTCCTTACAAAGTCGTGGGTGGTTTGCGTTTCTATGAACGGAAAGAAGTTAAAGATCTCCTCGCCTACCTGCGCGTACTGGCTAATCCAGATGATGAAGTCTCACTACGCCGCATCATCAACTTTCCAAAACGTGGGGTTGGCGATCGCGCCCTCGAAGAAGTGGAAATCTTTTCTCAGGCCAACGGAATCTCTTTCTGGCAAGCGCTGCTGCGCGTTACTGAGGCAACAAGTGTTCCCAATAAAGCGGCGCAATCCATCGGCACATTTACCTCAATGCTTACCGCCCTTTCTGTACTCGTTGAAGCCAAGACCAAGCCATCTGTGATTATCGAAGCGGTGCTTGAACAATCAGGGTTACTGACTGAACTTGAGGCCAGCACCGATCCGCAAGATGAAGTACGAGTTGAAAACTTAAAGGAACTTGTCTCGGCATCAATGGAATATGAAGAGCGTCCCTTTGAAGAACTTGGTGAAGATGAAGAAATTTCACTCTCAGGATTCCTGGAAAAAGTTTCGCTAGTTGCCGATGCAGACGACATTCCCGATAAGCAAAGCGATTCGGGATTGAATGGATTGCCGGACGGTGAAGATCACGGGGGAGTTGTTACCTTGATGACTCTGCACACCGCAAAGGGTCTGGAATTTCCAACGGTATTTCTAACCGGCATGGAAGATGGAATCTTTCCGCATGCCCGCACCTTGGATGATCCCAAAGAGATTGAAGAAGAACGTCGCTTGGCATACGTTGGTTTAACGCGCGCGGAAAAACGACTCTATATTTCCCGCGCTGAATATCGTTTAACTTTCGGAACCCCTAAATACAACCCTGGTTCAAGATTCTTAGATGAAATTCCAACTGATTTAATCGAATGGAAGAACGAAGCGCGTTCCTCATCTTCATCTGGTAGTTCTGGACTTCGCCGTCGCACTCCAACTACTCCGCCACCGAGAGCGACCGGCAAAACATCTTCTGCGATGGTTCTTGAAGTTGGTCAGCGTGTGTCACATGACACATTCGGTCTCGGCACAGTTGTAGCGCTAGCGGGTGAAGGCGATAAATCAGAGGCGACGATCAACTTCGGCCAATACGGAGAAAAACGCCTCTTACTGCGCTATGCCCCAGTTGTGGTTTTGTAG
- a CDS encoding PIG-L deacetylase family protein codes for MEPLPNSEIKRVLVINAHPDDSDFGASGTIAQWVKAGIEVAYVFCTNGDQGGEESGFTKEEMPAIRQREQRAAGAAIGVTDITFLNYVDGHLEPTLGLRKDIVRRIRISKPDRMVCQSPERNWDRIGASHPDHLAAGEAAIQAVYPDARNPFAFTDLLDNEGLQPHRVKEVWMMGFANPDHWVDITDTFDLKMKALNAHASQTAHNKELENMVREWGHRNAGMGGLPEGRIAEAFKIINTN; via the coding sequence ATGGAGCCGCTACCAAATTCAGAGATAAAGCGCGTACTAGTCATCAACGCACATCCCGATGACTCTGATTTTGGCGCATCCGGAACTATCGCCCAATGGGTCAAGGCGGGCATTGAAGTCGCCTATGTCTTCTGCACCAATGGCGATCAAGGCGGCGAAGAATCAGGATTTACCAAAGAGGAGATGCCGGCGATCCGCCAGCGCGAACAACGCGCAGCAGGAGCAGCAATCGGCGTCACCGACATTACATTTTTAAATTATGTTGATGGCCATCTCGAACCAACACTTGGACTTCGTAAAGATATTGTCCGTCGTATTCGCATAAGCAAACCAGATCGCATGGTCTGCCAATCACCAGAGCGCAATTGGGATCGGATCGGCGCAAGCCACCCAGATCATTTAGCTGCCGGTGAAGCTGCGATCCAAGCGGTTTACCCAGATGCACGAAATCCTTTCGCATTTACTGACTTACTTGATAACGAGGGCTTGCAACCACATCGCGTTAAAGAAGTTTGGATGATGGGCTTTGCAAACCCTGATCACTGGGTTGATATCACCGATACCTTTGATTTGAAGATGAAGGCGTTAAACGCACATGCATCACAGACTGCGCACAATAAGGAACTTGAAAATATGGTGCGCGAGTGGGGTCACCGCAACGCTGGAATGGGCGGCTTACCTGAAGGTCGTATCGCTGAAGCCTTTAAGATTATCAATACCAATTAA
- a CDS encoding peptidylprolyl isomerase: MKRMSALCALAIAVASLAPVTSTAAERPTSVKGCAKPTAKAHVPATLKQPTSVDKKLAKTMTITTNCGVITIELDPAAPQTVTNLATLARSKYFDGSFCHRLTTEGIYVLQCGDPSAQGNGSPGSWKGYKDENLPTKKILTYPAGTVAMANSGPNTNGSQFFLVYKDTTLPPSYTIWGKIKTGLPLLLRIEKVGAYQVDQSTGNAYYAGDGIPVQPIEIKSVTVR; encoded by the coding sequence ATGAAAAGAATGTCTGCGCTCTGTGCCTTGGCAATCGCCGTGGCTTCGTTAGCTCCTGTTACTTCGACAGCCGCTGAGCGCCCAACTTCAGTTAAGGGTTGCGCTAAGCCAACTGCGAAGGCGCATGTGCCAGCAACGCTTAAGCAGCCAACTAGCGTTGATAAGAAACTTGCTAAAACGATGACGATTACTACAAATTGTGGCGTCATTACTATCGAGCTAGATCCAGCAGCGCCTCAAACCGTTACCAACCTCGCAACACTTGCGCGCTCAAAATATTTTGATGGCTCTTTCTGTCACCGCCTAACTACTGAAGGTATCTACGTTCTGCAATGCGGAGATCCTTCTGCGCAAGGAAATGGTTCACCTGGTTCTTGGAAAGGTTACAAAGACGAGAACCTTCCAACTAAGAAGATTCTTACCTATCCCGCAGGAACAGTAGCCATGGCTAACTCTGGCCCAAATACCAACGGCAGCCAGTTCTTCTTGGTCTATAAGGACACAACGCTGCCACCGAGCTACACAATCTGGGGAAAGATTAAAACTGGTTTGCCGCTCCTGCTGCGCATTGAAAAAGTTGGGGCATACCAAGTTGATCAATCAACCGGAAACGCTTACTACGCGGGCGATGGAATTCCGGTACAGCCAATTGAAATTAAATCGGTAACAGTTCGATAA
- the guaA gene encoding glutamine-hydrolyzing GMP synthase, translating to MSNSQNGVLVVDFGAQYAQLIARRVREANVFSEIVPSHITAAEVSAKAPSAIVLSGGPSSVYAGRAPKFDAEILKLGIPVFGICYGFQAMAAALGGVVSQTGKSEFGRTEIKAEVSSKIFATLPASQSVWMSHGDAVTQAPAGFTICAVTADTPIAAFEDATGKIAGVQFHPEVLHSEHGQAILKNWLINIAGCTPNWTTGNIAENEVAKAKALIGSKRVICGLSGGVDSAVAAAIVQRAVGSQLTCVFVDHGLLRSGESEQVQRDFVAATGIDLVVVDAVDQFLSALAGVTDPETKRKIIGREFIRSFEKAARDIAAGGDVEFLVQGTLYPDVVESGGGTGTANIKSHHNVGGLPDDLKFTLVEPLRTLFKDEVRQVGLELGLPEEIVWRQPFPGPGLGIRIIGEVTQDRLEILRHADLIAREELKAAGLDRQIWQCPVVLLADVRSVGVQGDGRTYGHPIVLRPVSSEDAMTADWSRVPYETLEKISTRITNEVREVNRVVLDVTSKPPGTIEWE from the coding sequence ATGAGTAATTCGCAGAACGGCGTACTGGTCGTTGATTTCGGTGCGCAATATGCGCAGTTGATCGCACGCCGAGTTCGCGAAGCAAATGTTTTCTCGGAAATTGTTCCATCACATATCACCGCTGCAGAAGTTTCGGCCAAGGCGCCATCAGCAATTGTTCTATCGGGCGGGCCTTCAAGCGTTTATGCAGGTCGCGCGCCAAAGTTCGATGCTGAAATTCTCAAACTTGGTATTCCAGTATTTGGAATTTGTTACGGCTTCCAAGCGATGGCGGCAGCACTTGGCGGCGTTGTAAGCCAGACAGGTAAATCAGAATTCGGCCGCACTGAAATTAAGGCAGAAGTAAGTTCGAAGATCTTTGCAACGCTACCTGCGTCACAGAGCGTTTGGATGTCGCACGGCGATGCCGTTACACAAGCACCTGCTGGATTCACAATCTGTGCAGTAACAGCTGATACTCCTATCGCAGCATTTGAAGATGCCACCGGAAAAATCGCTGGCGTGCAGTTCCACCCCGAAGTTCTTCACTCAGAACATGGCCAGGCAATCCTGAAAAACTGGTTGATCAATATTGCCGGTTGCACACCAAACTGGACAACCGGAAACATTGCCGAGAATGAAGTTGCTAAAGCGAAGGCGCTCATTGGCAGCAAGCGCGTTATCTGCGGACTTTCAGGTGGCGTTGATTCAGCAGTTGCTGCCGCAATCGTGCAGCGCGCAGTCGGATCACAGTTGACCTGCGTATTCGTAGATCACGGATTGTTGCGCAGTGGCGAATCCGAACAAGTACAGCGAGACTTTGTAGCAGCCACCGGTATTGATCTAGTTGTTGTAGATGCGGTTGATCAATTTTTAAGTGCCCTTGCTGGTGTTACTGATCCGGAAACTAAGCGCAAGATTATTGGCCGTGAATTTATCCGCTCCTTTGAAAAGGCAGCGCGCGACATTGCCGCTGGGGGAGATGTTGAATTCCTAGTTCAGGGCACCCTTTACCCGGATGTTGTTGAATCAGGTGGCGGTACAGGTACTGCAAATATCAAGTCACACCACAACGTTGGTGGTCTTCCAGATGATTTGAAGTTCACTCTTGTAGAGCCACTTCGTACTTTGTTTAAAGATGAAGTTCGTCAGGTCGGTTTAGAACTCGGTCTTCCTGAAGAAATCGTTTGGCGGCAACCATTCCCAGGTCCGGGTCTTGGTATCCGCATCATCGGTGAAGTAACGCAAGATCGCCTGGAAATTCTGCGCCATGCAGATTTAATTGCGCGCGAAGAGCTAAAGGCGGCAGGACTTGATCGTCAGATCTGGCAATGCCCGGTAGTTCTCTTGGCGGATGTGCGCAGCGTTGGTGTGCAAGGTGATGGCCGTACTTATGGCCACCCAATAGTTTTGCGTCCAGTATCAAGTGAAGATGCGATGACTGCAGATTGGTCGCGCGTGCCTTACGAAACTCTAGAGAAGATTTCTACGAGAATTACCAATGAGGTTCGCGAAGTAAATCGCGTTGTACTTGATGTAACTAGTAAGCCGCCTGGAACGATCGAATGGGAGTAG
- a CDS encoding GuaB3 family IMP dehydrogenase-related protein, translated as MDIEIAPGKRARQAYSFDDIAIVPSRRTRNPEDVSTAWQIDAYKFDIPMMAAPMDSVVSPETAIEIGKLGGLGVLNLEGLWTRYDDPRIPLGEIASMPDKHATRRMQEIYSAPIRPELIKERIKTIRDSGVTVAASLSPQRTAELHKAVIDAGVDIFVIRGTTVSAEHVGNDDSALNLKKFIYELDVPVIVGGVATATGALHLMRAGAAGVLVGFGGGAAHTTRKVLGIEVPMASAVAEVAAARREYLDESGGRYVHVIADGSVGRSGDIAKAIAVGADAVMMGSPLAKATQAPGLGWHWGSEAHHQELPRGERVNVGTVGTLEEILNGPSHTSDGSMNLFGALRRAMATSGYSDVKSFQRVEVIIHGA; from the coding sequence ATGGATATCGAGATCGCACCAGGAAAACGCGCCCGCCAGGCTTACTCATTTGACGATATCGCCATCGTTCCAAGCCGCCGTACTCGCAACCCCGAAGATGTTTCAACTGCTTGGCAGATCGATGCTTATAAATTTGATATTCCAATGATGGCAGCGCCAATGGACTCTGTTGTTTCTCCTGAAACTGCAATTGAAATTGGAAAGCTCGGCGGACTCGGCGTTCTAAACCTAGAAGGCCTCTGGACTCGTTATGACGATCCACGTATTCCACTTGGTGAAATAGCATCAATGCCAGATAAGCATGCCACTCGTCGCATGCAAGAAATTTACAGCGCGCCAATTCGCCCAGAGTTAATCAAAGAGCGCATCAAAACAATTCGCGACTCAGGTGTCACAGTTGCGGCATCACTTTCCCCACAGCGCACCGCTGAACTTCACAAGGCAGTTATCGATGCTGGTGTAGATATCTTCGTAATTCGTGGAACAACAGTTTCTGCAGAGCACGTTGGTAACGATGACTCAGCGCTAAACCTTAAGAAATTCATCTACGAACTCGATGTGCCAGTAATTGTTGGTGGAGTTGCTACTGCAACAGGTGCGCTGCACTTGATGCGCGCAGGAGCAGCTGGTGTTCTAGTTGGTTTCGGTGGCGGTGCTGCACACACGACTCGTAAAGTTTTAGGTATCGAAGTTCCGATGGCATCTGCTGTTGCTGAAGTTGCTGCAGCGCGCCGTGAATATTTAGATGAATCAGGTGGACGATATGTTCACGTTATTGCAGACGGTTCAGTTGGTCGCTCTGGCGATATCGCAAAGGCAATTGCCGTTGGCGCAGATGCAGTAATGATGGGCTCCCCACTTGCGAAGGCAACACAGGCGCCCGGACTCGGCTGGCATTGGGGATCTGAAGCACATCACCAAGAACTTCCACGTGGCGAACGCGTAAACGTTGGCACCGTTGGCACACTCGAAGAAATTCTTAACGGACCATCACATACATCTGATGGCTCAATGAACCTCTTTGGCGCACTTCGTCGCGCAATGGCAACTTCTGGTTATTCAGATGTTAAGTCATTCCAGCGCGTAGAAGTAATCATTCACGGAGCGTAA
- the guaB gene encoding IMP dehydrogenase, which translates to MSSDNDKVAMLGLTYDDVLLLPDASEVVPSEVNTATWLTRNISLAVPVISSAMDTVTESTMAIAMAKAGGIGIIHRNLPIEEQVTHVKLVKNVGLAGAAVGVGDDGFARAQALIEAGVDVVVVDTAHGHHRAVLDAIERIKKFSSTIEIIGGNVATRAGAQALINAGADAVKVGVGPGSICTTRVVAGVGVPQITAIMEAAKACNKAGIPLIADGGLQYSGDIVKAIVAGANSVMLGSLLAGCEESPGQLVEIDGRKYKAYRGMGSLGAMQSRGEQKSYSKDRYMQDDVLSEDKLVPEGIEGRVAYRGPVAEVVHQLVGGLRSGMGYAGAPDIETLRREGRLIQITAAGLQESHPHDVLHVADAPNYSKKS; encoded by the coding sequence ATGAGCAGCGATAACGACAAAGTCGCGATGCTCGGGCTGACTTACGACGATGTGCTCTTATTGCCAGATGCCTCTGAGGTTGTTCCCAGCGAAGTAAATACCGCAACCTGGTTAACTCGAAATATTTCACTTGCCGTTCCGGTCATTTCATCTGCGATGGATACCGTTACCGAATCAACGATGGCGATCGCTATGGCCAAGGCCGGCGGAATCGGAATCATTCACCGCAATCTGCCGATCGAAGAACAAGTAACCCACGTTAAGTTAGTTAAGAACGTTGGCCTTGCAGGTGCAGCAGTTGGCGTTGGCGATGATGGTTTTGCCCGTGCACAGGCTTTAATCGAAGCCGGCGTAGATGTAGTTGTTGTTGATACCGCACATGGCCATCACCGCGCTGTATTAGATGCGATCGAACGCATAAAAAAGTTTTCGTCCACTATCGAAATTATCGGTGGCAACGTCGCAACGCGTGCAGGCGCACAAGCGCTAATTAACGCAGGTGCTGATGCGGTAAAGGTTGGCGTTGGCCCCGGATCAATCTGCACAACGCGCGTTGTTGCAGGTGTCGGTGTTCCACAAATCACCGCAATCATGGAAGCAGCTAAGGCATGTAACAAGGCCGGCATTCCGCTAATCGCAGATGGTGGTCTTCAATATTCAGGTGACATTGTTAAGGCAATTGTTGCTGGCGCAAATTCAGTAATGCTTGGTTCACTTCTTGCCGGTTGCGAAGAATCACCAGGACAACTCGTTGAAATCGATGGCCGAAAGTACAAGGCATATCGCGGCATGGGTTCACTAGGTGCGATGCAATCTCGCGGAGAACAGAAGTCATATTCCAAAGATCGCTACATGCAAGACGATGTTTTATCTGAAGACAAACTTGTCCCTGAAGGTATCGAAGGAAGAGTTGCCTACCGCGGCCCAGTTGCTGAAGTTGTGCACCAACTCGTTGGCGGTCTGCGCAGCGGAATGGGTTATGCCGGCGCACCCGATATCGAAACGCTGCGCCGTGAAGGTCGCTTGATTCAAATTACTGCAGCAGGGCTACAAGAGAGCCATCCTCACGATGTCTTGCACGTTGCCGATGCCCCTAATTACAGCAAGAAGAGCTAA
- a CDS encoding MerR family transcriptional regulator has protein sequence MEELLTVAAVARQIGVAPATLRTWARRYGLGPSSHEAGEHRRYCPSDLAKLTLMRRLITAGVAPAEAAEQALAHKGEVKVEKILKTFEVREDVVAAIVNAANSLDRNFVESILRKDIDKYGVIDSWQEVIVPVLVIVGNAWAETGTGIEVEHLLSEIVTSILRDRTKSMKTPINSRPVLLASVGEELHTLALHALHAALSDIKVECHFLGARTPLEALSNVVTRSAPPAVFLWAQLSKNGDPMYFRDTPAIRPAPRYILGGPGWDREQCADVAFADDLTLACEQIKQAIGA, from the coding sequence ATGGAAGAGCTCCTGACGGTTGCAGCCGTTGCCCGCCAAATAGGCGTAGCCCCTGCCACTCTGCGGACCTGGGCTCGCCGTTATGGCCTGGGACCTTCCAGCCACGAGGCCGGCGAACACCGCAGATATTGTCCCAGTGATCTCGCCAAGTTAACTCTGATGCGCCGGTTAATCACAGCAGGCGTTGCACCCGCTGAAGCAGCCGAACAAGCGCTGGCGCATAAGGGCGAAGTAAAAGTAGAAAAGATTTTAAAGACTTTTGAAGTTCGCGAAGATGTTGTTGCCGCAATTGTTAATGCGGCTAATTCGCTCGATCGAAATTTTGTTGAATCCATACTGCGAAAAGATATTGATAAATACGGGGTTATTGATAGTTGGCAGGAAGTCATTGTTCCAGTTCTTGTCATAGTTGGAAATGCCTGGGCTGAAACCGGCACTGGTATTGAAGTAGAGCACTTACTTTCTGAGATCGTTACATCAATTTTACGAGATCGCACCAAGTCGATGAAAACGCCAATCAATTCTCGCCCTGTATTACTCGCATCTGTTGGCGAAGAACTTCACACCTTGGCCCTTCATGCCTTACATGCCGCCCTCTCTGATATAAAAGTGGAGTGTCATTTCTTAGGTGCGCGAACTCCACTTGAAGCGCTATCAAATGTCGTAACCCGCAGCGCCCCACCTGCTGTTTTCCTTTGGGCACAGCTTTCAAAAAATGGCGACCCAATGTACTTCCGCGACACTCCTGCGATTCGCCCAGCACCGCGCTATATCTTGGGTGGACCTGGTTGGGACCGCGAACAATGCGCTGATGTGGCCTTTGCCGATGATTTAACCCTGGCTTGCGAGCAAATTAAGCAGGCGATCGGAGCCTAA
- a CDS encoding WhiB family transcriptional regulator — MAELSRLPLPIADHWEWQYEGACRELPAEMFFHPDGERGPRRRNRENAAKAVCATCPVIQACRAHALAVQEPYGIWGGLSEDDRAVLLGKEGPTIYEAS, encoded by the coding sequence ATGGCTGAACTATCACGTCTACCGCTTCCTATCGCAGATCATTGGGAATGGCAGTACGAAGGCGCCTGTCGCGAACTTCCTGCTGAGATGTTCTTTCATCCAGATGGGGAACGCGGCCCACGTCGTCGCAATCGCGAGAATGCAGCGAAGGCTGTCTGCGCAACTTGCCCAGTTATCCAGGCATGCCGTGCACACGCGCTAGCAGTGCAAGAGCCTTACGGAATCTGGGGCGGTTTATCTGAAGATGATCGCGCAGTATTGCTTGGCAAAGAAGGGCCAACGATTTACGAAGCGTCATAA
- the groL gene encoding chaperonin GroEL (60 kDa chaperone family; promotes refolding of misfolded polypeptides especially under stressful conditions; forms two stacked rings of heptamers to form a barrel-shaped 14mer; ends can be capped by GroES; misfolded proteins enter the barrel where they are refolded when GroES binds): protein MGKILEFDEKARRAMERGVNILADTVKVTLGPKGRNVVISKSFGAPTITNDGVTIAKEIELSDPAENMGAQLVKEVATKTNDVAGDGTTTATVLAQAMVKEGLRNLAAGAQPMDLKIGIEAAVVAISARLAENATVVKDKAQIADVATISAQDRAIGELIAEAMDKVGKDGVITVEEASTTALELEFTEGMQFDKGYISPYFVTDQDRMEAILEDAFVLISGNKISALAELLPVLEKVAQANKPLLIIAEDVEGEALSTLVVNRMRGVFTSAAVKAPGFGDRRKAMLQDIAILTGGTVISAEVGMKLDQVNIEDLGKARRIVITKDATTIVDGAGDKAVVAARVAEIRNEIANTDSDWDREKLQERVAKLAGGVCVIKVGAHTEVELKEKKHRLEDAISATRAAVEEGIVIGGGAALVHAADALEGDLGFTGDKAVGVRLVRKACDEPLRWIAENAGLEGYVVVAKVRALKAHEGFNAATDVYGDLAKDGVIDPVKVTRSALANAASIAAMFITTEAVVYERPADEVADAAGGHGHSHGPGGHSH, encoded by the coding sequence ATGGGAAAAATTCTTGAATTCGACGAGAAAGCTCGTCGCGCGATGGAGCGTGGAGTAAATATCCTCGCTGACACAGTCAAGGTAACACTAGGTCCTAAGGGACGTAACGTTGTTATCTCAAAGTCTTTTGGCGCACCAACCATCACAAACGATGGCGTGACAATTGCCAAAGAGATCGAACTTTCAGATCCAGCAGAAAATATGGGCGCACAGCTCGTAAAGGAAGTTGCGACAAAGACCAACGATGTTGCTGGTGACGGAACAACAACAGCAACCGTGCTTGCTCAAGCCATGGTTAAAGAAGGCCTTCGCAACCTGGCCGCTGGCGCACAGCCAATGGATCTAAAGATTGGTATCGAAGCAGCAGTTGTTGCTATATCTGCACGTTTAGCCGAGAACGCAACTGTCGTAAAAGACAAGGCACAGATCGCAGACGTTGCAACTATCTCTGCCCAAGATCGCGCAATCGGCGAGTTAATTGCTGAAGCGATGGACAAGGTCGGCAAAGATGGCGTAATCACCGTAGAAGAAGCATCAACCACAGCGCTCGAACTCGAGTTCACTGAAGGTATGCAATTTGATAAGGGTTACATCTCTCCATATTTCGTAACTGATCAAGATCGTATGGAAGCAATCCTCGAGGATGCTTTCGTATTGATCTCTGGCAACAAGATCTCCGCGCTCGCAGAGTTGCTGCCAGTACTTGAAAAGGTTGCGCAAGCAAATAAGCCACTTCTGATCATCGCTGAAGATGTTGAAGGCGAAGCGCTTTCAACTCTCGTTGTAAACCGCATGCGCGGAGTATTTACATCAGCGGCAGTTAAGGCACCTGGCTTTGGCGATCGTCGCAAGGCGATGTTGCAAGATATTGCAATCTTGACCGGCGGCACAGTGATCTCTGCTGAAGTTGGTATGAAGCTAGATCAGGTGAACATTGAAGATCTCGGTAAGGCTCGTCGCATCGTTATCACTAAGGATGCAACAACGATCGTTGATGGAGCAGGGGATAAGGCAGTTGTTGCTGCACGCGTCGCTGAAATCCGCAACGAGATCGCTAACACCGACTCTGACTGGGATCGCGAAAAGCTACAAGAGCGCGTTGCAAAACTCGCTGGTGGCGTTTGCGTAATCAAAGTTGGCGCACACACTGAAGTTGAGTTGAAAGAGAAGAAGCACCGTCTTGAAGATGCGATCTCAGCAACTCGCGCAGCAGTTGAAGAAGGAATCGTTATCGGCGGAGGCGCAGCACTTGTGCATGCAGCTGATGCTCTTGAAGGCGATCTCGGATTCACTGGCGATAAGGCTGTCGGTGTTCGCCTAGTTCGCAAAGCTTGCGATGAACCACTTCGTTGGATTGCAGAGAACGCTGGCCTAGAAGGCTACGTTGTAGTTGCAAAGGTTCGCGCGCTTAAGGCCCATGAAGGCTTTAACGCAGCAACTGATGTCTACGGCGATCTTGCAAAAGATGGCGTAATCGATCCAGTTAAGGTGACTCGTTCAGCACTTGCAAACGCGGCATCAATTGCAGCGATGTTCATTACAACTGAAGCAGTTGTATATGAGCGTCCAGCAGATGAAGTTGCAGATGCAGCTGGCGGACATGGCCACAGCCATGGTCCCGGTGGGCACAGCCACTAA
- the groES gene encoding co-chaperone GroES, translated as MAVAIKPLEDRIVVKASEAETTTASGLVIPDTAKEKPQEGTVVAVGPGRFDDGVRVPMDVKVGDVVLYSKYGGTEVKYNNEEYLVLSARDILAVIEK; from the coding sequence ATGGCAGTTGCCATTAAGCCACTCGAAGATCGCATCGTTGTAAAGGCCTCAGAGGCTGAGACAACCACAGCTTCAGGTCTTGTTATCCCTGATACTGCAAAAGAGAAGCCACAGGAAGGCACCGTTGTTGCCGTAGGTCCTGGTCGTTTCGATGACGGCGTTCGCGTTCCTATGGATGTCAAGGTCGGAGACGTTGTTCTCTACAGCAAGTACGGCGGAACTGAAGTTAAGTACAACAACGAGGAGTACCTCGTACTTTCAGCCCGTGACATTCTCGCTGTAATCGAGAAGTAG